Proteins co-encoded in one Arachis hypogaea cultivar Tifrunner chromosome 13, arahy.Tifrunner.gnm2.J5K5, whole genome shotgun sequence genomic window:
- the LOC112733829 gene encoding UDP-glycosyltransferase 91A1 — MVFSDPLLQVDYSAMAREDEKLHIVIFPWLAFGHIIPNLELAKHIAQKGHKVSFVSTTRNIERLPKPPPDLASLITYVKLPLPKVDNLPENAEATTDVPYDVVQYLKKAYDALQYPFSHYLESSNADWIFYDFAAFWVPSLASRFGMKTVFYSIFTPPFMAFMGPASYMIDNDPIRTKPENFTVPPPWVPFSSTVAFHYYEIMRIVDSVSDNDSGTSDTYRLGASIENCDLVAVRGCTELEPEWFQILRDIYRKPVLPVGQLPSSGFYGGDENENDTWRGIKEWLDKQVHGRVVYVAFGSEAKPRQEEVNEIALGLEKSELPFFWVLRVRRGASDTEVLKLPEGFEERTKGRGVVWRGWAPQLKILGHGSVGGFLSHSGWTSVVEAVQNETPLVLLTFLADQGINARVLEERKMGYPVPRDKLNGSFTSDSVARSVRLVVLDDGGRVYRDNIKEVKDLFVNNQRQQKYIHELLCHLRSHSHPTKGDRVFRD; from the coding sequence atGGTCTTCTCGGATCCTCTTTTACAAGTCGATTATTCCGCCATGGCTAGAGAAGATGAAAAGCTCCACATAGTAATATTTCCATGGCTGGCCTTTGGGCACATCATCCCAAACCTAGAGCTCGCCAAACACATAGCTCAAAAGGGTCACAAAGTCAGCTTCGTCTCAACAACAAGGAACATAGAACGCCTCCCAAAACCGCCGCCAGACTTAGCTTCACTCATCACATACGTGAAGCTCCCACTACCAAAAGTGGACAACCTCCCGGAAAATGCAGAGGCCACCACGGACGTCCCATACGACGTCGTTCAGTACCTCAAGAAAGCCTACGACGCACTCCAATACCCCTTCTCCCACTATCTAGAATCTTCCAACGCGGATTGGATCTTCTACGACTTCGCTGCCTTCTGGGTGCCCTCTCTTGCTTCCAGATTCGGCATGAAAACCGTTTTCTATAGCATTTTCACACCGCCGTTTATGGCTTTTATGGGCCCTGCATCGTATATGATTGATAACGATCCCATCAGGACCAAACCCGAGAACTTCACGGTCCCGCCTCCTTGGGTCCCTTTCTCCTCCACCGTGGCATTCCATTACTACGAGATCATGAGGATCGTTGACTCCGTCTCCGACAACGACTCTGGCACCTCCGACACCTACCGCCTCGGCGCCAGCATCGAGAACTGCGATCTCGTTGCTGTTAGAGGCTGCACCGAGCTTGAACCCGAGTGGTTCCAAATTCTCAGAGATATTTATCGGAAGCCGGTTCTCCCGGTTGGTCAACTCCCAAGCTCGGGTTTCTACGGCGGCGATGAGAACGAGAACGACACGTGGCGAGGGATAAAGGAGTGGCTGGACAAGCAGGTGCATGGGAGAGTAGTGTACGTGGCATTCGGGAGCGAAGCGAAGCCGAGGCAAGAGGAAGTGAACGAGATCGCTCTTGGATTGGAGAAATCAGAGCTTCCGTTCTTTTGGGTGCTTAGGGTTCGTCGGGGAGCTTCCGACACGGAGGTTCTGAAGCTGCCGGAGGGGTTCGAAGAGCGAACGAAGGGGAGGGGAGTGGTGTGGAGGGGTTGGGCGCCGCAGTTGAAGATATTGGGGCATGGAAGTGTTGGTGGGTTCTTGAGTCACTCTGGTTGGACTTCAGTGGTTGAGGCAGTTCAGAACGAAACACCGCTGGTGTTGCTTACGTTTCTTGCGGACCAAGGGATCAACGCCAGGGTGCTTGAGGAGAGGAAGATGGGTTACCCTGTTCCCCGAGACAAATTAAACGGGTCGTTCACGAGTGACTCGGTTGCTCGTTCGGTGAGGCTGGTTGTGCTTGACGATGGTGGAAGGGTTTATAGGGACAATATTAAAGAGGTTAAGGACTTGTTTGTCAATAATCAAAGACAGCAAAAGTATATCCACGAATTGCTATGCCACCTTCGTAGTCATAGCCACCCGACAAAGGGGGATCGCGTATTTCGAGATTGA